One part of the Aliivibrio fischeri ATCC 7744 = JCM 18803 = DSM 507 genome encodes these proteins:
- the recO gene encoding DNA repair protein RecO, translating into MEEGLQRCFVLHRRPYSESSLILDVFSEEYGRLSIISKGARSKRSNLKGVLQAFTPLLMKWSGKGSMRTLRQAETISLGIPLTGINLYSAMYINELLVRVVEQETPYPALFLDYLTALTELAQSTNPEPALRRFELALLSAMGYGVDFLHCAGSGEMVSPEMTYRYREQQGFMASIRHDPLMSFKGNELIAISERRFTTPEQLKAAKRFTRIALKPYLGGKPLKSRELFLPRTRSILK; encoded by the coding sequence GTGGAAGAAGGCTTACAACGCTGTTTTGTCCTGCACCGTAGACCATATAGTGAAAGCAGTCTAATTTTAGATGTGTTTAGCGAAGAGTATGGCCGTTTATCTATTATATCCAAAGGGGCGAGAAGTAAGCGCTCTAATTTAAAAGGTGTACTACAAGCCTTTACCCCATTGCTGATGAAATGGTCAGGTAAAGGATCCATGCGTACGCTGCGACAAGCTGAAACCATCAGCTTAGGCATTCCTCTTACTGGCATTAATCTTTACTCAGCAATGTACATCAATGAATTATTGGTGCGAGTTGTAGAGCAAGAAACCCCATATCCAGCCCTTTTTCTTGATTACCTCACCGCTTTAACTGAATTAGCTCAGAGTACCAACCCAGAACCCGCACTACGACGTTTTGAATTGGCTTTATTATCAGCAATGGGTTACGGCGTTGATTTCTTACATTGTGCAGGCAGTGGTGAAATGGTCTCTCCTGAAATGACTTATCGTTACCGTGAGCAACAAGGTTTCATGGCGTCCATTCGTCATGACCCTTTAATGAGCTTTAAAGGTAATGAGCTTATTGCCATTAGTGAGCGACGATTTACCACACCAGAACAATTAAAAGCGGCAAAACGCTTTACACGTATAGCCTTAAAGCCGTATCTTGGCGGTAAGCCCCTAAAAAGTAGGGAACTGTTTCTTCCTAGAACAAGGAGTATTCTAAAATGA